A stretch of DNA from Schizosaccharomyces osmophilus chromosome 2, complete sequence:
agtttagATTATGCTTCTTTCTAACCTGCTTGTCATCTAGAATGCTACGTGGAACCGAAAGACAATTACTCCGTAATGACACatcctttcaaaaaacttcGCCAATGGTGGAGATCTCTTCGTTAtagaaatataaatatttataagAGTCGTTATTATCTACGCCGAAACTTTCCCGGCCGTACTTTTAGTGTGAATTCAATAATCGGAGAGGCCGTTCGTTTACATTCTTCTGTCAATAGTGCTTTAGCTAGGTAAGCACATaaattctttggaatttaTGAAAGGATATTAATTTGTCctaatttttgaatggtCAATTTAAGTACTAATCTACTTGTTAGCCATGATAGTCAAGTGTTAGAAAATAACTGCACCATTCGAGCTTCCCAACTTTTAAGAAATCAATCAAAGCAACTACCTAAATGTGAATGGAAAGTTGAGAAACACTTGAGCCCTCCGAAGTTACTGAATATAACCTGTGCTCAAGCTGATATTCAAGGAAACGAATGTTTTATTCAAGCAGTTGTCCGATTACATACCCTTCAATCTGTAAGTCTTGATCAAGCATCTCCTTCATTGACAcgttcaaaagaagagattgaaaatgttgttATTCAGCAATGTTCATGGATCCCTCCAGCACGTTGGCAATTCTGGGGTCTCGTCTCCTCAACACCAGAAAAagctttgaaaaagaaacttccGGACGGACAAACTGCTTTTGTCGAGCCCAAAGCATAAGTACGAGCTATTGTTTATGAAACCAAAGTAGTAACTCATTTTGTGTTTCTTAATATTGTTAATCATTTACATAGCGTAGCgttgaaaaattaaaattaattGGTACATTTTGTATATAAGACTCATAATGAGTTTATTAGATCTCAAACATTAGTTTTCTCATAAGATAAATGTCAGCCCTAAACTATTGCAATTAGTCAATTAATTAAGTTTAGTTAATCATAAGGAAAGGTCGAACGGTTGTTAGCATTCAGACCCAAAGCAGCACTCGTCtcgtaaaataaattaaatttttccatGCTATAGTTGATATAATCAAAGGAGGTTGAGCCAATTGGAGGAACATTAATAGAGTCAGCCTTCGGAGAGGAACCATCGGGTTTGTCTTGTTCACTGCTTACGCTAAGATCTTCCCATTCATCGTCGGTTTCTTCGCATTGCATAACGCCCCATAGAGCCCAAACAGCATTAACCGCCGGCGAAACAGCACGAACTGCTTCTTCGAGCTGGTGTACTAGAGTATTAATTTCGGATTCAAGAGGCTCGGGAAGGTTGGAAGTTAATTCTGAAGCATCTTCTACCACTAATTTCTTATGAAATACTGCACCTTGTTCGATATAAGCACGATAAAACCGCTTGCGAGCTTCAAAATTGGGATATCGAGAACGATCCATCAAATGGCTTTGAGTAGGGTGATGATAATTTGCCATCCATTCGGCAAAGTAATTTGCAATATCATACGCTCGTACATTAGGACCAGCATACTCAAAGTCAACAGGAACAAGTATGTgatgtttattttctggTTTGAAAGAACGACGCTTAGTTTTCATCTGCAAGATATTTCCGTATTGGGTATCATTGTGGGAAAAGACATTCTGCAAGGAGGCCCAATGCTTTTTATCATTAGACCAGTTAGTAAaccattgaaaataattatgGAAATCTCTTTCAATAGCGTCCAAAAAGTTTACGGTTATAGACAAAGGATGTCTTCGGTTTTGTAAGTTTTTTCTGGCCAAAGGAAGCCAGCTAAAGGAAAACTTCCATGCATTAGGCATTTCATACTGTTCTGTGGGCGTTAACTGTATAACATAATGGAGTTCAGAGATACGGCGTGCTACGTAAATAGAACATATAGGATCCCGAATCGTCTCGGCTGTCAGTGTGGTGGACTCCATATATTGCTCAAAACGCCCATTACCGAATTCGCCAAGCAAACGGGGACCGATGCTATGTCTGGCTAGTCGTTTCAGGTTCTCAAGCTCAGTCAAACGATTGATAAACAATTCGGCATTTGGTCCGTAAATACGCAGCAAGAGCTTAATGGCTTTAAAGCCTTCAGGAGGGGCAATATAATAGACGGCATTCGTTAACGCACCagaaattcttttaataatGAGTGTAGGGTGGGAAGCTACTGGTACTCGGGACCAAGTAGGAATAGCTAACTTGTGAATTGCCAGTAAAACCTTGTGTCGAAAAACGGGATCGGGATCATCACTGTGTAATAGGCTTTTGCATTTGTCGGAGACATATGTATGATCAAAACAATAATCTTCCTCTTCGGATAAAACAGGCATTTTTACGGAATCAAGGTGGAGCATAGATGAAGGTTCAAAAGGGCTATCGATGAATGTCTTGAAGTGATGGTTCTCAGAACGATTTGTACTCTCAAACAGTTCAACTGGGTACTATTCGTAACAAATTCAAGGTATTGGGTAGGCTATTCGATTATTgtcccaaaaaaaagaaataaaagaagtaGAAAGGAATCAATTGTTTGGAAATTGTTATCAACGCGATTTTAAATCAGGAAAATGCAAGAATCAGGTTAATTACAACGATATTTCTATATGAACATAAATTATTGATAAACCCAAGAATATAAAACGAGCTTGTGTTGAAGGAGTACAAGAGGAGAAAAGAGAGACAATAAAAACCTTTTTAAAGagccaaaaaagaaaaccgtATTCTACAAATCTGTATGTCTAAAAGCAAATGTCACAGGAAATAAACCACCGTTATGTACAACAAATCCGGTTAAATATATGAACGGCAGAACGCCAATTataaaagatttcttttaaaagaattaaaaaatttaaataaaagcttAGAATGAAATGATTTTAGTGAAATCAGTACACCATAGAACCAGATGGTGAACGGTAAAGCACAGCCTGCGTTCCTACAGAAGATATATGTGGGATTATCTACTATCGTCGCTATCGTAAAGAACACGAATTTGAATTCATTATAATAGTAtcatattatttttttgctgcttctttttttttagaaagaaaagaaagatgaaaaataaaaagaaaagcagcaaaaaaatatttgcaGTTACATAATGTCTCAGATATTAGATACTAGAtacgaaataaaaagattcCTTTGAATGAGAATAGAAAgggaaaaataataaatgtCATTCTTCTATTAACTAAGGATTTGAGTAAACTTAACCTAAACATTTGATTAAAGGGAAGAAATAACAGTAAGGAACTAGTTGAAccatacctttttttttttttttttttgctagGCGAATGCTCAGTAGACACATGTACGAGCGTCCAAAAGAACACTGATCGAAAGCCGGACTTAATCAGAGCCAACGGTGTGAGAAGGAGGAGAAGCTCCATAATAATATAGGTTTCCAGGAGTATAACAGAAGTCGGGATAAGGATAAAATGGGTATATAGGTTGCATTATGTCCGGCTGGAAACCGAAAGTGGTAGGAGGACTTAGAGATGCCATGGATGGGTGACAAGGATAAGGCATAGAGGAATGATTCGCCGAGTTTACAGTAGGAAAGATGGCATTTGAAGAAGGGAGAAACGAAGGAGGAACCATTGGATACTGATAAGAAGAAACAGGGTAAGCAGAACGGGGAAGAACTCGAAACTTGACACGCAGaggtttcttttggaagaaggGTTGAGGTTTATGGTAAACGGCGTTGAAAGCAGCTTGTTGGGAATCGAATTgcaaaaaagcaaaggcAGGTTTATTGGACTGACGGATGAATTTGCAATCCAAAACGTTACCATACTCCGAGAAAAGTTCGGCGAGAGAGTTTTGAGTACAGCTTTTAGAGTCCAAATGATCGACGAAAATGGAGAATGGGTCGACAAAAGGCATGAGGGGTTGGCAGTATGGATGGGTGGAGGGAAGATAGGAAGGAGGAAACTTGGGGGAAGGAAGAGAGGGGTTGGAAATAGTTGGagatttgtttgtaaacTTGGAATGAGAGTAAGGGCTGGTGTAGGAAGAGCTGATGGATTTATTTGGGGTAGACATGTCGCTAGAATCGTCGTATTTAGTGGCAGAGGTAGGAGTAGCGAGAGAAGGCGAGATGGGGGTAGAAGGAGCCAAAGAAGGGAGATTGGAGGAGAGAGGAGCGGAGTGGTTGTGGAAAGATTTGAGAGTGAGAGGATTCCTTTGGGAACTTTGTGCAACGAATGAGCTAGAAcgggaagaagaagatttaGAAGGGCGGCCGTGGGGAGGATTATGGAAGGAGGAATTGgggattttttttcgaaagaCAGATTTGGTAGAGACGTTTTCGGCCCAAACGACTTTGTAGGGAGAGTTGCGTAGGCTTACAAAGGCCGAGATGGCATCGTCTCGATAGACAAACCGAACCAAGTAACCAGAGgaatcttttgttttgacgAGCTCTTCGATGAGGCCATAGGGTTCGAGGAGCTGGTGAATATCcgagaaagaaaaattggataGATGGGAGGGGTGGGCCAAGTAGATGGTACGGTTGACTTTGGCGCGTTCGATACGGATTCGGCGATCATCGAGCAAAGCATTTTGAGCTTCTTTTAAGGCAGTGGAAGCGTCGTCGACGCTGGCGAATTGAACAAAGGAGTAGGAACGTTGAAGCCAATCTTTGAGGACCTTGACATGAAGCAAGGGACCccatttttgaaagtaatTTTTGACAGAGACGGTGAGTTGAGACTCGGAGAGGGAAGAATTCAAGCTGCCGACAAACAAGCAAGCGATAGGTTTCCCACGTTGGTTTGGAAGGTTGGTATGGGCGGTGGTGGATTCCGTACTGTGTGGGGATACGGCAGGCGAGTTTGAGTTTGCTTTGGGAGAGAGAGAAGGAGAAGGAGAAggagaaggagaagaagaagaagaatccaTGGTGTCGAAAAAGAGAGCGAGACAGAGAGgggaaaaaaagaagatagAGATCGGAAAAGTCCGAAATAATAAAGAGTCTAACGTTTATGGAAAGGGCAAGAGAAAACGAAACGAGAGGACACCAAAGGACAGGGAAAGTGAGAAAGAAGCGAAACgccaaaaaggaaaaagaacagaAGAACCTGGGTGTCGAAAGGAtagacttttttttttatgttttacgaaatcaaaaaggaaacaaacaTAAAGGGAAATGCAGACGCCAAACgagagaagaaagaaaaagagtcaATGCAAGCAAAACGGAAACTAGAGAAACAATGACAAAAGAGAGACAGACGCaggaaaagagagagagagagagagagagagagagagagagatTGATTCTAGATGGAAATAGATGGAAATAGAAAGggaaaaaccaaaaatgaaaggaagAGAGAGACTGTaagcaaaaagcaaaaagaatcaaaaacaaagattgAATGTTGTAGATtatagatttttttattgataaTCCTGGGGtacctttttttggtgaaagggaaaaaaaaggaaagaaataaataaagaaaaacactCTACACAAAATCCAATAAAAGCAatggaaaaacaattgcaCAATGAATGAATCCACTAGGTTTTAACAAAAGTAGCTATAGAGCAACAACACCTTCTCGAAAG
This window harbors:
- the msa1 gene encoding RNA-binding protein Msa1, whose amino-acid sequence is MDSSSSSPSPSPSPSLSPKANSNSPAVSPHSTESTTAHTNLPNQRGKPIACLFVGSLNSSLSESQLTVSVKNYFQKWGPLLHVKVLKDWLQRSYSFVQFASVDDASTALKEAQNALLDDRRIRIERAKVNRTIYLAHPSHLSNFSFSDIHQLLEPYGLIEELVKTKDSSGYLVRFVYRDDAISAFVSLRNSPYKVVWAENVSTKSVFRKKIPNSSFHNPPHGRPSKSSSSRSSSFVAQSSQRNPLTLKSFHNHSAPLSSNLPSLAPSTPISPSLATPTSATKYDDSSDMSTPNKSISSSYTSPYSHSKFTNKSPTISNPSLPSPKFPPSYLPSTHPYCQPLMPFVDPFSIFVDHLDSKSCTQNSLAELFSEYGNVLDCKFIRQSNKPAFAFLQFDSQQAAFNAVYHKPQPFFQKKPLRVKFRVLPRSAYPVSSYQYPMVPPSFLPSSNAIFPTVNSANHSSMPYPCHPSMASLSPPTTFGFQPDIMQPIYPFYPYPDFCYTPGNLYYYGASPPSHTVGSD
- the mba1 gene encoding mitochondrial membrane-associated ribosome receptor Mba1 translates to MNGIKMSLISPKWHSANTNMVKNAKSLGSLTFSRFMSQQPIRMLDIPFMQCYVEPKDNYSVMTHPFKKLRQWWRSLRYRNINIYKSRYYLRRNFPGRTFSVNSIIGEAVRLHSSVNSALASHDSQVLENNCTIRASQLLRNQSKQLPKCEWKVEKHLSPPKLLNITCAQADIQGNECFIQAVVRLHTLQSVSLDQASPSLTRSKEEIENVVIQQCSWIPPARWQFWGLVSSTPEKALKKKLPDGQTAFVEPKA
- the eki1 gene encoding choline/ethanolamine kinase Eki1 — protein: MLHLDSVKMPVLSEEEDYCFDHTYVSDKCKSLLHSDDPDPVFRHKVLLAIHKLAIPTWSRVPVASHPTLIIKRISGALTNAVYYIAPPEGFKAIKLLLRIYGPNAELFINRLTELENLKRLARHSIGPRLLGEFGNGRFEQYMESTTLTAETIRDPICSIYVARRISELHYVIQLTPTEQYEMPNAWKFSFSWLPLARKNLQNRRHPLSITVNFLDAIERDFHNYFQWFTNWSNDKKHWASLQNVFSHNDTQYGNILQMKTKRRSFKPENKHHILVPVDFEYAGPNVRAYDIANYFAEWMANYHHPTQSHLMDRSRYPNFEARKRFYRAYIEQGAVFHKKLVVEDASELTSNLPEPLESEINTLVHQLEEAVRAVSPAVNAVWALWGVMQCEETDDEWEDLSVSSEQDKPDGSSPKADSINVPPIGSTSFDYINYSMEKFNLFYETSAALGLNANNRSTFPYD